The following DNA comes from Bacillus marinisedimentorum.
AATAAAAAGGCCATGTGACATCAGCTGACTCCCATCCGAAAAGGGTATGATAAAAAAACAATCCGCTTAACACAAGTAAAACCCCGCCTGGAACGAGCAGCCCTGCAGCTTTTTTCCCAGCCGCTATAAAGCCTATATGGAATCCTATGGCTGGCACAAGCAAAAAAATCGGCCAAAACAATTCCCATCCGCCCCGAATGATGTCAAATGTATCGAGCAAAAAGACGACACCTGCAAAAATGAAAAAGAAACCCCACAGCATCCGTCCATTCATAGTTTTTTCCTCCCGGTTCTAAATTCCCATCTCCCTATATAGTTCTTGCTGTTTATCTCTTTCCCTCCATTCTTCAATTAACTTACGCAAAACTTTCCTTTGCTCCCACACTCTTCACAAAATTGGAACTATTTACGTTAAACTGGAGAAGGACAAACAAAAGGGGGAATCAGCTTGAATCAATATGAAGAAGAAATGACCAGCCGTTTCAGAATGCACAAGAACGCCCAACAAGCTGAGA
Coding sequences within:
- a CDS encoding LiaI-LiaF-like domain-containing protein yields the protein MNGRMLWGFFFIFAGVVFLLDTFDIIRGGWELFWPIFLLVPAIGFHIGFIAAGKKAAGLLVPGGVLLVLSGLFFYHTLFGWESADVTWPFYLFAPAFGLFELYLFGGREPALLIPVTVLTGIGVLFYLDIALSFNGIAAIILILTGLNILFGRRRRQNSKPPADKKVS